In a genomic window of Chrysemys picta bellii isolate R12L10 chromosome 1, ASM1138683v2, whole genome shotgun sequence:
- the ACO2 gene encoding aconitate hydratase, mitochondrial isoform X2, with product MSHFEPNEYINYEMLEKNINIVHKRLDRPLTLSEKIVYGHLDDPVKQDIERGKTYLRLRPDRVAMQDATAQMAMLQFISSGLPRVAVPSTIHCDHLIEAQLGAEKDLRRAKDINQEVYNFLATAGAKYGVGFWKPGSGIIHQIILENYAYPGVLLIGTDSHTPNGGGLGGICIGVGGADAVDVMAGIPWELKCPKVIGIKLTGELSGWSSPKDVILKVAGILTVKGGTGAIIEYHGPGVDSISCTGMATICNMGAEIGATTSLFPYNHRMKKYLSKTGRAEIAALADEFQAHLVPDAGCEYDQLVEINLSELKPHINGPFTPDLAHPVADVGTVAEKEGWPVDIRVGLIGSCTNSSYEDMGRAAAVAKQALAHGLKCKSQFTVTPGSEQIRATIERDGYAGILRDVGGVVLANACGPCIGQWDRKDTKKGEKNTIVTSYNRNFTGRNDANPETHAFVTSPEIVTALAIAGTLKFNPETDSLTGADGKKFKLEAPDADELPTLEFDPGQDTYQHPPKDRSGQHVDVSPTSQRLQLLEPFDKWDGKDLEDMLILIKVKGKCTTDHISAAGPWLKFRGHLDNISNNLLIGAINIENGKANSVRNALNQEFGPVPDTARYYKKNGIKWVVVGDENYGEGSSREHAALEPRHLGGRAIITKSFARIHETNLKKQGLLPLTFADPADYNKIHPVDKLSIVGLADFAPGKPLKCIIKHPNGSQETIMLNHTFNETQIEWFQAGSALNRMKEMQQH from the exons ATGAGCCACTTTGAGCCTAATGAATACATAAATTATGAAATGCTTGAGAAAAACATCAATATCGTCCATAAAAG GCTAGACCGTCCCCTGACCCTGTCTGAAAAGATTGTATATGGGCACCTGGATGACCCTGTGAAACAAGATATCGAGCGTGGCAAAACCTATCTGCGCCTGCGGCCAGACCGCGTAGCCATGCAGGATGCGACTGCTCAGATGGCAATGCTGCAGTTCATCAGCAGTGGCCTGCCCAGGGTGGCGGTGCCCTCCACAATCCACTGTGATCACCTCATTGAAGCCCAGTTAGGGGCTGAGAAGGATCTTCGGAGAGCTAAG GACATTAACCAGGAGGTGTACAACTTCCTAGCAACAGCAGGTGCCAAGTATGGAGTAGGGTTCTGGAAACCTGGATCGGGAATCATTCACCAG ATCATCCTGGAGAACTACGCGTACCCTGGGGTTTTGCTCATCGGTACGGATTCCCACACCCCCAATGGAGGTGGCCTGGGTGGAATCTGCATAGGAGTGGGTGGAGCCGATGCAGTAGATGTCATGGCAGGCATCCCCTGGGAGCTCAAATGCCCAAAG GTTATTGGCATCAAACTGACTGGCGAGCTGTCAGGCTGGAGCTCTCCTAAAGATGTGATCCTGAAAGTGGCTGGCATCCTCACTGTGAAAGGTGGCACAGGTGCCATCATTGAGTATCATGGGCCTGGTGTGGACTCCATCTCCTGCACTG GAATGGCAACTATCTGTAACATGGGGGCGGAGATTGGTGCCACCACCTCCCTTTTCCCATATAACCACCGGATGAAGAAATACTTGAGCAAGACTGGACGAGCTG AAATTGCTGCTTTGGCAGATGAATTCCAGGCACACTTGGTGCCTGATGCTGGCTGCGAATATGACCAGCTGGTTGAAATTAACCTCAGCGAG CTGAAACCCCATATCAATGGGCCTTTCACGCCAGACCTGGCGCATCCTGTGGCAGATGTTGGCACTGTGGCAGAAAAGGAGGGCTGGCCAGTGGATATTAGAGTTG GTCTGATTGGCAGTTGCACCAATTCAAGCTATGAGGATATGGGGCGTGCTGCTGCAGTGGCAAAGCAGGCACTAGCACATGGGCTGAAATGCAAGTCTCAGTTCACTGTCACACCTGGCTCGGAGCAGATCCGAGCCACCATTGAAAGAGATGGCTAT gctgGAATCCTGCGGGATGTTGGAGGAGTGGTTCTTGCCAATGCCTGTGGGCCATGCATTGGGCAGTGGGACAG GAAAGACACCAAGAAAGGAGAGAAGAACACAATTGTTACATCCTATAACAGAAACTTCACAGGCCGCAATGATGCTAACCCAGAGACGCATGCATTTGTGACCTCTCCAGAG ATTGTCACAGCCCTGGCTATTGCTGGCACCCTGAAATTTAACCCTGAGACGGACTCCCTGACTGGAGCCGATGGGAAGAAGTTTAAACTAGAAGCACCTGATGCAGATGAGCTGCCTACACTG gagtttgacCCAGGCCAGGACACCTATCAGCATCCCCCCAAAGACAGAAGTGGGCAGCATGTAGATGTAAGCCCCACCAGCCAGCGCCTGCAGTTACTTGAGCCCTTTGATAAGTGGGATGGCAAGGATCTGGAAGACATGCTGATCCTCATCAAG GTGAAAGGGAAATGTACTACCGACCACATCTCTGCAGCCGGTCCATGGCTCAAATTCCGTGGCCATCTGGACAATATCTCCAACAACCTGCTGATTGGAGCCATCAATATTGAGAATGGCAAGGCCAACTCAGTGCGGAATGCATTAAACCAGGAGTTTGGGCCAGTCCCAGACACAGCCCGCTACTACAAG AAAAATGGCATCAAATGGGTGGTTGTTGGGGATGAAAACTATGGTGAGGGATCGAGTCGGGAACATGCAGCATTGGAACCACGTCACCTGGGAGGAAGAGCCATCATCACAAAGAGCTTTGCCAGGATTCATG AAACCAACCTCAAGAAGCAAGGCCTGCTGCCTCTAACTTTTGCTGACCCAGCTGACTACAACAAGATTCATCCTGTGGACAAGCTGAGCATTGTGGGTCTGGCAGACTTTGCACCTGGAAAG CCCCTGAAATGCATCATCAAGCATCCCAATGGGAGTCAGGAAACAATCATGCTGAACCACACCTTCAATGAGACGCAGATAGAATGGTTCCAGGCGGGCAGTGCCCTGAACAGAATGAAGGAGATGCAGCAACACTAA
- the ACO2 gene encoding aconitate hydratase, mitochondrial isoform X1 encodes MAPYCVLVTRLQQVLSKGVRRYHVAPVLCQRAKVAMSHFEPNEYINYEMLEKNINIVHKRLDRPLTLSEKIVYGHLDDPVKQDIERGKTYLRLRPDRVAMQDATAQMAMLQFISSGLPRVAVPSTIHCDHLIEAQLGAEKDLRRAKDINQEVYNFLATAGAKYGVGFWKPGSGIIHQIILENYAYPGVLLIGTDSHTPNGGGLGGICIGVGGADAVDVMAGIPWELKCPKVIGIKLTGELSGWSSPKDVILKVAGILTVKGGTGAIIEYHGPGVDSISCTGMATICNMGAEIGATTSLFPYNHRMKKYLSKTGRAEIAALADEFQAHLVPDAGCEYDQLVEINLSELKPHINGPFTPDLAHPVADVGTVAEKEGWPVDIRVGLIGSCTNSSYEDMGRAAAVAKQALAHGLKCKSQFTVTPGSEQIRATIERDGYAGILRDVGGVVLANACGPCIGQWDRKDTKKGEKNTIVTSYNRNFTGRNDANPETHAFVTSPEIVTALAIAGTLKFNPETDSLTGADGKKFKLEAPDADELPTLEFDPGQDTYQHPPKDRSGQHVDVSPTSQRLQLLEPFDKWDGKDLEDMLILIKVKGKCTTDHISAAGPWLKFRGHLDNISNNLLIGAINIENGKANSVRNALNQEFGPVPDTARYYKKNGIKWVVVGDENYGEGSSREHAALEPRHLGGRAIITKSFARIHETNLKKQGLLPLTFADPADYNKIHPVDKLSIVGLADFAPGKPLKCIIKHPNGSQETIMLNHTFNETQIEWFQAGSALNRMKEMQQH; translated from the exons CAAGTCCTGAGTAAAGGGGTACGGCGGTACCATGTAGCTCCCGTCCTGTGCCAGAGGGCCAAGGTGGCCATGAGCCACTTTGAGCCTAATGAATACATAAATTATGAAATGCTTGAGAAAAACATCAATATCGTCCATAAAAG GCTAGACCGTCCCCTGACCCTGTCTGAAAAGATTGTATATGGGCACCTGGATGACCCTGTGAAACAAGATATCGAGCGTGGCAAAACCTATCTGCGCCTGCGGCCAGACCGCGTAGCCATGCAGGATGCGACTGCTCAGATGGCAATGCTGCAGTTCATCAGCAGTGGCCTGCCCAGGGTGGCGGTGCCCTCCACAATCCACTGTGATCACCTCATTGAAGCCCAGTTAGGGGCTGAGAAGGATCTTCGGAGAGCTAAG GACATTAACCAGGAGGTGTACAACTTCCTAGCAACAGCAGGTGCCAAGTATGGAGTAGGGTTCTGGAAACCTGGATCGGGAATCATTCACCAG ATCATCCTGGAGAACTACGCGTACCCTGGGGTTTTGCTCATCGGTACGGATTCCCACACCCCCAATGGAGGTGGCCTGGGTGGAATCTGCATAGGAGTGGGTGGAGCCGATGCAGTAGATGTCATGGCAGGCATCCCCTGGGAGCTCAAATGCCCAAAG GTTATTGGCATCAAACTGACTGGCGAGCTGTCAGGCTGGAGCTCTCCTAAAGATGTGATCCTGAAAGTGGCTGGCATCCTCACTGTGAAAGGTGGCACAGGTGCCATCATTGAGTATCATGGGCCTGGTGTGGACTCCATCTCCTGCACTG GAATGGCAACTATCTGTAACATGGGGGCGGAGATTGGTGCCACCACCTCCCTTTTCCCATATAACCACCGGATGAAGAAATACTTGAGCAAGACTGGACGAGCTG AAATTGCTGCTTTGGCAGATGAATTCCAGGCACACTTGGTGCCTGATGCTGGCTGCGAATATGACCAGCTGGTTGAAATTAACCTCAGCGAG CTGAAACCCCATATCAATGGGCCTTTCACGCCAGACCTGGCGCATCCTGTGGCAGATGTTGGCACTGTGGCAGAAAAGGAGGGCTGGCCAGTGGATATTAGAGTTG GTCTGATTGGCAGTTGCACCAATTCAAGCTATGAGGATATGGGGCGTGCTGCTGCAGTGGCAAAGCAGGCACTAGCACATGGGCTGAAATGCAAGTCTCAGTTCACTGTCACACCTGGCTCGGAGCAGATCCGAGCCACCATTGAAAGAGATGGCTAT gctgGAATCCTGCGGGATGTTGGAGGAGTGGTTCTTGCCAATGCCTGTGGGCCATGCATTGGGCAGTGGGACAG GAAAGACACCAAGAAAGGAGAGAAGAACACAATTGTTACATCCTATAACAGAAACTTCACAGGCCGCAATGATGCTAACCCAGAGACGCATGCATTTGTGACCTCTCCAGAG ATTGTCACAGCCCTGGCTATTGCTGGCACCCTGAAATTTAACCCTGAGACGGACTCCCTGACTGGAGCCGATGGGAAGAAGTTTAAACTAGAAGCACCTGATGCAGATGAGCTGCCTACACTG gagtttgacCCAGGCCAGGACACCTATCAGCATCCCCCCAAAGACAGAAGTGGGCAGCATGTAGATGTAAGCCCCACCAGCCAGCGCCTGCAGTTACTTGAGCCCTTTGATAAGTGGGATGGCAAGGATCTGGAAGACATGCTGATCCTCATCAAG GTGAAAGGGAAATGTACTACCGACCACATCTCTGCAGCCGGTCCATGGCTCAAATTCCGTGGCCATCTGGACAATATCTCCAACAACCTGCTGATTGGAGCCATCAATATTGAGAATGGCAAGGCCAACTCAGTGCGGAATGCATTAAACCAGGAGTTTGGGCCAGTCCCAGACACAGCCCGCTACTACAAG AAAAATGGCATCAAATGGGTGGTTGTTGGGGATGAAAACTATGGTGAGGGATCGAGTCGGGAACATGCAGCATTGGAACCACGTCACCTGGGAGGAAGAGCCATCATCACAAAGAGCTTTGCCAGGATTCATG AAACCAACCTCAAGAAGCAAGGCCTGCTGCCTCTAACTTTTGCTGACCCAGCTGACTACAACAAGATTCATCCTGTGGACAAGCTGAGCATTGTGGGTCTGGCAGACTTTGCACCTGGAAAG CCCCTGAAATGCATCATCAAGCATCCCAATGGGAGTCAGGAAACAATCATGCTGAACCACACCTTCAATGAGACGCAGATAGAATGGTTCCAGGCGGGCAGTGCCCTGAACAGAATGAAGGAGATGCAGCAACACTAA